From the Helicoverpa armigera isolate CAAS_96S chromosome 16, ASM3070526v1, whole genome shotgun sequence genome, one window contains:
- the LOC110384524 gene encoding amyloid-beta-like protein isoform X4, with protein MTRAVLFISVFTIFLDALHAGQASSGAEPQVAVLCEAGGTYHPQYMSAAGRWTPDLTTKPHNCLKDKMEILDYCKKVYPSHDITNIVEASHYVKVSNWCKLGTGNAAKCKVTRWVKPFRCLEGPFQSDALLVPESCLFDHIHNQSRCWQFARWNATAGRACAQRGLKLRTFAMLLPCGISLFSGVEFVCCPKHFKENVKMHKPMDVGVPVSPGGEEMLAASAAMDERDDDLLDDDDALDDDDDDDTLNLSDDDDDDDADDDMDEDEDADLSRDDDAEDDDYTDGDDNSWPRPETSSQPSTTTTSTTTTTTTTSYKDAQQRLEETHREKITKVMKEWSELEDRYQQMMNNDPAAAQTFRQRMTAKFQSNIQTLEEEGVAERRRLAALHQQRVLAHLAQRRRTALSCYTRSLRDTPPNAHRVQKCLQRLVRALAAERSGALAAWRRAAANGREAAAAERSSAADRLQDADRALQRALSALRRRPHLYANIGTAIEDYVQSMQSKDDMAVSLMAMTPEAEELLLDRIEAEVQREQAARDQLNAKRDQRTRQRQDIQNERVKTSNGVKESLEADDEASEASEIEDISSSSTRGPVPSASAPPSASPSASASASPLPSAASVTPHDLTTHAAFSQETTTTEIITSTVTDAPESETAETGEVSETSSRRSTSETEGEGLRAALEHAEERAPPPPAHALKHELQHSQPGYTVRGAGLANGPGSASALYPALCVGGAALAAAACVALAVARRRDRAPPAQGFVQVEQTGAVAPTPEERHVANMQINGYENPTYKYFEVKE; from the exons GCCAGCAGTGGGGCTGAGCCTCAAGTAGCCGTGCTCTGCGAGGCGGGAGGCACCTACCACCCCCAGTACATGTCAGCCGCTGGACGATGGACGCCTGATCTTACCACCAAGCCCCATAACTGCCTCAAGGACAAGATGGAGATCCTGGATTATTGCAAGAAG GTGTACCCGAGCCACGACATCACCAACATCGTGGAAGCCTCCCACTACGTGAAGGTCAGCAACTGGTGCAAGCTGGGTACCGGCAACGCGGCCAAGTGCAAGGTCACTCGATGGGTGAAGCCATTCCGCTGTCTTG AAGGTCCATTCCAATCGGATGCGCTGCTGGTGCCTGAGAGCTGCCTGTTCGACCACATCCACAACCAGTCGCGGTGCTGGCAATTCGCGAGGTGGAACGCCACGGCCGGACGAGCGTGCGCCCAACGAGGACTGAAGCTCAGGACCTTCGCTATGCTCCTGCCTTGCGGAATCAGCCTGTTCTCTGGCGTTGAGTTCGTCTGCTGTCCTAAGCATTTCAAGG aAAACGTGAAGATGCACAAGCCCATGGATGTAGGAGTCCCCGTCAGCCCCGGAGGTGAGGAAATGCTGGCTGCCTCAGCGGCGATGGACGAACGTGATGACGACCTtctggatgatgatgatgccttggatgacgatgatgatgacgacaCCCTGAACCTTAGCGACGATGACGACGATGATGACGCTGATGACG ACATGGATGAAGACGAGGACGCAGATTTATCTCGAGACGATGAcgcggaggatgatgactataCGGACGGTGACGACAACTCGTGGCCACGACCTGAGACCTCTTCCCAGCCTTCCACCACCACCACATCTACCACTACCACTACCACCACTACG AGCTACAAGGATGCGCAACAGAGGCTGGAGGAGACGCACCGTGagaag ATCACCAAGGTGATGAAGGAATGGTCAGAGCTTGAAGACCGTTACCAGCAGATGATGAACAACGACCCCGCTGCCGCTCAGACCTTCCGCCAACGCATGACCGCCAAGTTCCAGTCCAACATTCAG ACCCTCGAGGAGGAAGGTGTAGCTGAACGCCGCCGACTGGCTGCCCTGCATCAGCAGCGCGTGTTGGCTCACCTCGCTCAGCGGCGCCGCACCGCTCTGTCCTGCTACACTCGCTCTCTCCGGGATACTCCTCCTAAT GCCCACCGCGTCCAGAAGTGCCTGCAGCGACTGGTCCGAGCCCTGGCTGCTGAACGTAGTGGAGCATTGGCTGCgtggcgccgcgccgccgctaACGGACGTGAGGCTGCTGCTGCTGAGCGATCCAGTGCTGCTGACCGTCTTCAG GATGCCGACCGTGCCCTTCAACGTGCTCTCTCCGCTCTCCGCCGCCGCCCTCACCTGTATGCTAACATTGGAACTGCTATCGAAGATTACGTTCAG TCGATGCAATCCAAGGACGACATGGCGGTCTCCCTGATGGCAATGACTCCTGAGGCTGAGGAACTGCTCCTGGACCGCATTGAAGCCGAGGTGCAGCGTGAACAGGCAGCCCGTGACCAGCTCAACGCCAAGCGAGACCAGCGCACACGTCAGCGACAGGACATCCAGAACGAACGAGTTAAG ACCTCAAACGGCGTGAAAGAAAGCTTGGAAGCCGACGACGAAGCGAGCGAGGCTAGTGAGATCGAGGACATCTCTTCAAGCAGCACCCGCGGCCCCGTCCCTTCCGCCTCAGCCCCTCCCTCCGCGTCCCCCTCGGCGTCTGCCAGTGCGTCACCACTGCCGTCCGCGGCGTCCGTCACGCCACATGACCTGACCACTCATGCTGCCTTCTCACAGGAGACTACCACTACC GAAATCATTACGAGCACGGTGACTGACGCCCCTGAGAGCGAAACTGCTGAGACCGGAGAGGTCAGCGAGACTTCCAGCCGACGATCCACCAGCGAG ACGGAAGGCGAGGGTCTGCGCGCGGCGCTGGAGCACGCGGAggagcgcgcgccgccgccgcccgcgcacgcGCTCAAGCACGAGCTGCAGCACTCGCAGCCT GGCTACACAGTCCGTGGCGCCGGACTGGCCAACGGCCCCGGGTCAGCAAGCGCGCTGTACCCGGCGCTGTGCGTGGGAGGCGCTGCGCTAGCGGCGGCCGCTTGCGTGGCGCTGGCCGTCGCGCGTCGTCGTGATCGCGCGCCGCCCGCTCAGGGCTTCGTGCAG GTTGAACAAACCGGCGCCGTCGCCCCCACCCCTGAGGAGCGACACGTAGCCAACATGCAGATCAATGGCTACGAAAACCCAACATACAAGTACTTCGAGGTCAAAGAGTAA
- the LOC110384524 gene encoding amyloid-beta-like protein isoform X2 — protein MTRAVLFISVFTIFLDALHAGQASSGAEPQVAVLCEAGGTYHPQYMSAAGRWTPDLTTKPHNCLKDKMEILDYCKKVYPSHDITNIVEASHYVKVSNWCKLGTGNAAKCKVTRWVKPFRCLGPFQSDALLVPESCLFDHIHNQSRCWQFARWNATAGRACAQRGLKLRTFAMLLPCGISLFSGVEFVCCPKHFKENVKMHKPMDVGVPVSPGGEEMLAASAAMDERDDDLLDDDDALDDDDDDDTLNLSDDDDDDDADDDMDEDEDADLSRDDDAEDDDYTDGDDNSWPRPETSSQPSTTTTSTTTTTTTTASSATSDPYFSHFDPRTEHQSYKDAQQRLEETHREKITKVMKEWSELEDRYQQMMNNDPAAAQTFRQRMTAKFQSNIQTLEEEGVAERRRLAALHQQRVLAHLAQRRRTALSCYTRSLRDTPPNAHRVQKCLQRLVRALAAERSGALAAWRRAAANGREAAAAERSSAADRLQDADRALQRALSALRRRPHLYANIGTAIEDYVQSMQSKDDMAVSLMAMTPEAEELLLDRIEAEVQREQAARDQLNAKRDQRTRQRQDIQNERVKTSNGVKESLEADDEASEASEIEDISSSSTRGPVPSASAPPSASPSASASASPLPSAASVTPHDLTTHAAFSQETTTTEIITSTVTDAPESETAETGEVSETSSRRSTSETEGEGLRAALEHAEERAPPPPAHALKHELQHSQPGYTVRGAGLANGPGSASALYPALCVGGAALAAAACVALAVARRRDRAPPAQGFVQVEQTGAVAPTPEERHVANMQINGYENPTYKYFEVKE, from the exons GCCAGCAGTGGGGCTGAGCCTCAAGTAGCCGTGCTCTGCGAGGCGGGAGGCACCTACCACCCCCAGTACATGTCAGCCGCTGGACGATGGACGCCTGATCTTACCACCAAGCCCCATAACTGCCTCAAGGACAAGATGGAGATCCTGGATTATTGCAAGAAG GTGTACCCGAGCCACGACATCACCAACATCGTGGAAGCCTCCCACTACGTGAAGGTCAGCAACTGGTGCAAGCTGGGTACCGGCAACGCGGCCAAGTGCAAGGTCACTCGATGGGTGAAGCCATTCCGCTGTCTTG GTCCATTCCAATCGGATGCGCTGCTGGTGCCTGAGAGCTGCCTGTTCGACCACATCCACAACCAGTCGCGGTGCTGGCAATTCGCGAGGTGGAACGCCACGGCCGGACGAGCGTGCGCCCAACGAGGACTGAAGCTCAGGACCTTCGCTATGCTCCTGCCTTGCGGAATCAGCCTGTTCTCTGGCGTTGAGTTCGTCTGCTGTCCTAAGCATTTCAAGG aAAACGTGAAGATGCACAAGCCCATGGATGTAGGAGTCCCCGTCAGCCCCGGAGGTGAGGAAATGCTGGCTGCCTCAGCGGCGATGGACGAACGTGATGACGACCTtctggatgatgatgatgccttggatgacgatgatgatgacgacaCCCTGAACCTTAGCGACGATGACGACGATGATGACGCTGATGACG ACATGGATGAAGACGAGGACGCAGATTTATCTCGAGACGATGAcgcggaggatgatgactataCGGACGGTGACGACAACTCGTGGCCACGACCTGAGACCTCTTCCCAGCCTTCCACCACCACCACATCTACCACTACCACTACCACCACTACG GCATCTTCCGCTACCTCCGACCCTTACTTCTCCCACTTCGACCCTCGCACTGAACATCAGAGCTACAAGGATGCGCAACAGAGGCTGGAGGAGACGCACCGTGagaag ATCACCAAGGTGATGAAGGAATGGTCAGAGCTTGAAGACCGTTACCAGCAGATGATGAACAACGACCCCGCTGCCGCTCAGACCTTCCGCCAACGCATGACCGCCAAGTTCCAGTCCAACATTCAG ACCCTCGAGGAGGAAGGTGTAGCTGAACGCCGCCGACTGGCTGCCCTGCATCAGCAGCGCGTGTTGGCTCACCTCGCTCAGCGGCGCCGCACCGCTCTGTCCTGCTACACTCGCTCTCTCCGGGATACTCCTCCTAAT GCCCACCGCGTCCAGAAGTGCCTGCAGCGACTGGTCCGAGCCCTGGCTGCTGAACGTAGTGGAGCATTGGCTGCgtggcgccgcgccgccgctaACGGACGTGAGGCTGCTGCTGCTGAGCGATCCAGTGCTGCTGACCGTCTTCAG GATGCCGACCGTGCCCTTCAACGTGCTCTCTCCGCTCTCCGCCGCCGCCCTCACCTGTATGCTAACATTGGAACTGCTATCGAAGATTACGTTCAG TCGATGCAATCCAAGGACGACATGGCGGTCTCCCTGATGGCAATGACTCCTGAGGCTGAGGAACTGCTCCTGGACCGCATTGAAGCCGAGGTGCAGCGTGAACAGGCAGCCCGTGACCAGCTCAACGCCAAGCGAGACCAGCGCACACGTCAGCGACAGGACATCCAGAACGAACGAGTTAAG ACCTCAAACGGCGTGAAAGAAAGCTTGGAAGCCGACGACGAAGCGAGCGAGGCTAGTGAGATCGAGGACATCTCTTCAAGCAGCACCCGCGGCCCCGTCCCTTCCGCCTCAGCCCCTCCCTCCGCGTCCCCCTCGGCGTCTGCCAGTGCGTCACCACTGCCGTCCGCGGCGTCCGTCACGCCACATGACCTGACCACTCATGCTGCCTTCTCACAGGAGACTACCACTACC GAAATCATTACGAGCACGGTGACTGACGCCCCTGAGAGCGAAACTGCTGAGACCGGAGAGGTCAGCGAGACTTCCAGCCGACGATCCACCAGCGAG ACGGAAGGCGAGGGTCTGCGCGCGGCGCTGGAGCACGCGGAggagcgcgcgccgccgccgcccgcgcacgcGCTCAAGCACGAGCTGCAGCACTCGCAGCCT GGCTACACAGTCCGTGGCGCCGGACTGGCCAACGGCCCCGGGTCAGCAAGCGCGCTGTACCCGGCGCTGTGCGTGGGAGGCGCTGCGCTAGCGGCGGCCGCTTGCGTGGCGCTGGCCGTCGCGCGTCGTCGTGATCGCGCGCCGCCCGCTCAGGGCTTCGTGCAG GTTGAACAAACCGGCGCCGTCGCCCCCACCCCTGAGGAGCGACACGTAGCCAACATGCAGATCAATGGCTACGAAAACCCAACATACAAGTACTTCGAGGTCAAAGAGTAA
- the LOC110384524 gene encoding amyloid-beta-like protein isoform X1: MTRAVLFISVFTIFLDALHAGQASSGAEPQVAVLCEAGGTYHPQYMSAAGRWTPDLTTKPHNCLKDKMEILDYCKKVYPSHDITNIVEASHYVKVSNWCKLGTGNAAKCKVTRWVKPFRCLEGPFQSDALLVPESCLFDHIHNQSRCWQFARWNATAGRACAQRGLKLRTFAMLLPCGISLFSGVEFVCCPKHFKENVKMHKPMDVGVPVSPGGEEMLAASAAMDERDDDLLDDDDALDDDDDDDTLNLSDDDDDDDADDDMDEDEDADLSRDDDAEDDDYTDGDDNSWPRPETSSQPSTTTTSTTTTTTTTASSATSDPYFSHFDPRTEHQSYKDAQQRLEETHREKITKVMKEWSELEDRYQQMMNNDPAAAQTFRQRMTAKFQSNIQTLEEEGVAERRRLAALHQQRVLAHLAQRRRTALSCYTRSLRDTPPNAHRVQKCLQRLVRALAAERSGALAAWRRAAANGREAAAAERSSAADRLQDADRALQRALSALRRRPHLYANIGTAIEDYVQSMQSKDDMAVSLMAMTPEAEELLLDRIEAEVQREQAARDQLNAKRDQRTRQRQDIQNERVKTSNGVKESLEADDEASEASEIEDISSSSTRGPVPSASAPPSASPSASASASPLPSAASVTPHDLTTHAAFSQETTTTEIITSTVTDAPESETAETGEVSETSSRRSTSETEGEGLRAALEHAEERAPPPPAHALKHELQHSQPGYTVRGAGLANGPGSASALYPALCVGGAALAAAACVALAVARRRDRAPPAQGFVQVEQTGAVAPTPEERHVANMQINGYENPTYKYFEVKE, encoded by the exons GCCAGCAGTGGGGCTGAGCCTCAAGTAGCCGTGCTCTGCGAGGCGGGAGGCACCTACCACCCCCAGTACATGTCAGCCGCTGGACGATGGACGCCTGATCTTACCACCAAGCCCCATAACTGCCTCAAGGACAAGATGGAGATCCTGGATTATTGCAAGAAG GTGTACCCGAGCCACGACATCACCAACATCGTGGAAGCCTCCCACTACGTGAAGGTCAGCAACTGGTGCAAGCTGGGTACCGGCAACGCGGCCAAGTGCAAGGTCACTCGATGGGTGAAGCCATTCCGCTGTCTTG AAGGTCCATTCCAATCGGATGCGCTGCTGGTGCCTGAGAGCTGCCTGTTCGACCACATCCACAACCAGTCGCGGTGCTGGCAATTCGCGAGGTGGAACGCCACGGCCGGACGAGCGTGCGCCCAACGAGGACTGAAGCTCAGGACCTTCGCTATGCTCCTGCCTTGCGGAATCAGCCTGTTCTCTGGCGTTGAGTTCGTCTGCTGTCCTAAGCATTTCAAGG aAAACGTGAAGATGCACAAGCCCATGGATGTAGGAGTCCCCGTCAGCCCCGGAGGTGAGGAAATGCTGGCTGCCTCAGCGGCGATGGACGAACGTGATGACGACCTtctggatgatgatgatgccttggatgacgatgatgatgacgacaCCCTGAACCTTAGCGACGATGACGACGATGATGACGCTGATGACG ACATGGATGAAGACGAGGACGCAGATTTATCTCGAGACGATGAcgcggaggatgatgactataCGGACGGTGACGACAACTCGTGGCCACGACCTGAGACCTCTTCCCAGCCTTCCACCACCACCACATCTACCACTACCACTACCACCACTACG GCATCTTCCGCTACCTCCGACCCTTACTTCTCCCACTTCGACCCTCGCACTGAACATCAGAGCTACAAGGATGCGCAACAGAGGCTGGAGGAGACGCACCGTGagaag ATCACCAAGGTGATGAAGGAATGGTCAGAGCTTGAAGACCGTTACCAGCAGATGATGAACAACGACCCCGCTGCCGCTCAGACCTTCCGCCAACGCATGACCGCCAAGTTCCAGTCCAACATTCAG ACCCTCGAGGAGGAAGGTGTAGCTGAACGCCGCCGACTGGCTGCCCTGCATCAGCAGCGCGTGTTGGCTCACCTCGCTCAGCGGCGCCGCACCGCTCTGTCCTGCTACACTCGCTCTCTCCGGGATACTCCTCCTAAT GCCCACCGCGTCCAGAAGTGCCTGCAGCGACTGGTCCGAGCCCTGGCTGCTGAACGTAGTGGAGCATTGGCTGCgtggcgccgcgccgccgctaACGGACGTGAGGCTGCTGCTGCTGAGCGATCCAGTGCTGCTGACCGTCTTCAG GATGCCGACCGTGCCCTTCAACGTGCTCTCTCCGCTCTCCGCCGCCGCCCTCACCTGTATGCTAACATTGGAACTGCTATCGAAGATTACGTTCAG TCGATGCAATCCAAGGACGACATGGCGGTCTCCCTGATGGCAATGACTCCTGAGGCTGAGGAACTGCTCCTGGACCGCATTGAAGCCGAGGTGCAGCGTGAACAGGCAGCCCGTGACCAGCTCAACGCCAAGCGAGACCAGCGCACACGTCAGCGACAGGACATCCAGAACGAACGAGTTAAG ACCTCAAACGGCGTGAAAGAAAGCTTGGAAGCCGACGACGAAGCGAGCGAGGCTAGTGAGATCGAGGACATCTCTTCAAGCAGCACCCGCGGCCCCGTCCCTTCCGCCTCAGCCCCTCCCTCCGCGTCCCCCTCGGCGTCTGCCAGTGCGTCACCACTGCCGTCCGCGGCGTCCGTCACGCCACATGACCTGACCACTCATGCTGCCTTCTCACAGGAGACTACCACTACC GAAATCATTACGAGCACGGTGACTGACGCCCCTGAGAGCGAAACTGCTGAGACCGGAGAGGTCAGCGAGACTTCCAGCCGACGATCCACCAGCGAG ACGGAAGGCGAGGGTCTGCGCGCGGCGCTGGAGCACGCGGAggagcgcgcgccgccgccgcccgcgcacgcGCTCAAGCACGAGCTGCAGCACTCGCAGCCT GGCTACACAGTCCGTGGCGCCGGACTGGCCAACGGCCCCGGGTCAGCAAGCGCGCTGTACCCGGCGCTGTGCGTGGGAGGCGCTGCGCTAGCGGCGGCCGCTTGCGTGGCGCTGGCCGTCGCGCGTCGTCGTGATCGCGCGCCGCCCGCTCAGGGCTTCGTGCAG GTTGAACAAACCGGCGCCGTCGCCCCCACCCCTGAGGAGCGACACGTAGCCAACATGCAGATCAATGGCTACGAAAACCCAACATACAAGTACTTCGAGGTCAAAGAGTAA
- the LOC110384524 gene encoding amyloid-beta-like protein isoform X3 has product MTRAVLFISVFTIFLDALHAGQASSGAEPQVAVLCEAGGTYHPQYMSAAGRWTPDLTTKPHNCLKDKMEILDYCKKVYPSHDITNIVEASHYVKVSNWCKLGTGNAAKCKVTRWVKPFRCLEGPFQSDALLVPESCLFDHIHNQSRCWQFARWNATAGRACAQRGLKLRTFAMLLPCGISLFSGVEFVCCPKHFKENVKMHKPMDVGVPVSPGGEEMLAASAAMDERDDDLLDDDDALDDDDDDDTLNLSDDDDDDDADDDMDEDEDADLSRDDDAEDDDYTDGDDNSWPRPETSSQPSTTTTSTTTTTTTTASSATSDPYFSHFDPRTEHQSYKDAQQRLEETHREKITKVMKEWSELEDRYQQMMNNDPAAAQTFRQRMTAKFQSNIQTLEEEGVAERRRLAALHQQRVLAHLAQRRRTALSCYTRSLRDTPPNAHRVQKCLQRLVRALAAERSGALAAWRRAAANGREAAAAERSSAADRLQDADRALQRALSALRRRPHLYANIGTAIEDYVQDDMAVSLMAMTPEAEELLLDRIEAEVQREQAARDQLNAKRDQRTRQRQDIQNERVKTSNGVKESLEADDEASEASEIEDISSSSTRGPVPSASAPPSASPSASASASPLPSAASVTPHDLTTHAAFSQETTTTEIITSTVTDAPESETAETGEVSETSSRRSTSETEGEGLRAALEHAEERAPPPPAHALKHELQHSQPGYTVRGAGLANGPGSASALYPALCVGGAALAAAACVALAVARRRDRAPPAQGFVQVEQTGAVAPTPEERHVANMQINGYENPTYKYFEVKE; this is encoded by the exons GCCAGCAGTGGGGCTGAGCCTCAAGTAGCCGTGCTCTGCGAGGCGGGAGGCACCTACCACCCCCAGTACATGTCAGCCGCTGGACGATGGACGCCTGATCTTACCACCAAGCCCCATAACTGCCTCAAGGACAAGATGGAGATCCTGGATTATTGCAAGAAG GTGTACCCGAGCCACGACATCACCAACATCGTGGAAGCCTCCCACTACGTGAAGGTCAGCAACTGGTGCAAGCTGGGTACCGGCAACGCGGCCAAGTGCAAGGTCACTCGATGGGTGAAGCCATTCCGCTGTCTTG AAGGTCCATTCCAATCGGATGCGCTGCTGGTGCCTGAGAGCTGCCTGTTCGACCACATCCACAACCAGTCGCGGTGCTGGCAATTCGCGAGGTGGAACGCCACGGCCGGACGAGCGTGCGCCCAACGAGGACTGAAGCTCAGGACCTTCGCTATGCTCCTGCCTTGCGGAATCAGCCTGTTCTCTGGCGTTGAGTTCGTCTGCTGTCCTAAGCATTTCAAGG aAAACGTGAAGATGCACAAGCCCATGGATGTAGGAGTCCCCGTCAGCCCCGGAGGTGAGGAAATGCTGGCTGCCTCAGCGGCGATGGACGAACGTGATGACGACCTtctggatgatgatgatgccttggatgacgatgatgatgacgacaCCCTGAACCTTAGCGACGATGACGACGATGATGACGCTGATGACG ACATGGATGAAGACGAGGACGCAGATTTATCTCGAGACGATGAcgcggaggatgatgactataCGGACGGTGACGACAACTCGTGGCCACGACCTGAGACCTCTTCCCAGCCTTCCACCACCACCACATCTACCACTACCACTACCACCACTACG GCATCTTCCGCTACCTCCGACCCTTACTTCTCCCACTTCGACCCTCGCACTGAACATCAGAGCTACAAGGATGCGCAACAGAGGCTGGAGGAGACGCACCGTGagaag ATCACCAAGGTGATGAAGGAATGGTCAGAGCTTGAAGACCGTTACCAGCAGATGATGAACAACGACCCCGCTGCCGCTCAGACCTTCCGCCAACGCATGACCGCCAAGTTCCAGTCCAACATTCAG ACCCTCGAGGAGGAAGGTGTAGCTGAACGCCGCCGACTGGCTGCCCTGCATCAGCAGCGCGTGTTGGCTCACCTCGCTCAGCGGCGCCGCACCGCTCTGTCCTGCTACACTCGCTCTCTCCGGGATACTCCTCCTAAT GCCCACCGCGTCCAGAAGTGCCTGCAGCGACTGGTCCGAGCCCTGGCTGCTGAACGTAGTGGAGCATTGGCTGCgtggcgccgcgccgccgctaACGGACGTGAGGCTGCTGCTGCTGAGCGATCCAGTGCTGCTGACCGTCTTCAG GATGCCGACCGTGCCCTTCAACGTGCTCTCTCCGCTCTCCGCCGCCGCCCTCACCTGTATGCTAACATTGGAACTGCTATCGAAGATTACGTTCAG GACGACATGGCGGTCTCCCTGATGGCAATGACTCCTGAGGCTGAGGAACTGCTCCTGGACCGCATTGAAGCCGAGGTGCAGCGTGAACAGGCAGCCCGTGACCAGCTCAACGCCAAGCGAGACCAGCGCACACGTCAGCGACAGGACATCCAGAACGAACGAGTTAAG ACCTCAAACGGCGTGAAAGAAAGCTTGGAAGCCGACGACGAAGCGAGCGAGGCTAGTGAGATCGAGGACATCTCTTCAAGCAGCACCCGCGGCCCCGTCCCTTCCGCCTCAGCCCCTCCCTCCGCGTCCCCCTCGGCGTCTGCCAGTGCGTCACCACTGCCGTCCGCGGCGTCCGTCACGCCACATGACCTGACCACTCATGCTGCCTTCTCACAGGAGACTACCACTACC GAAATCATTACGAGCACGGTGACTGACGCCCCTGAGAGCGAAACTGCTGAGACCGGAGAGGTCAGCGAGACTTCCAGCCGACGATCCACCAGCGAG ACGGAAGGCGAGGGTCTGCGCGCGGCGCTGGAGCACGCGGAggagcgcgcgccgccgccgcccgcgcacgcGCTCAAGCACGAGCTGCAGCACTCGCAGCCT GGCTACACAGTCCGTGGCGCCGGACTGGCCAACGGCCCCGGGTCAGCAAGCGCGCTGTACCCGGCGCTGTGCGTGGGAGGCGCTGCGCTAGCGGCGGCCGCTTGCGTGGCGCTGGCCGTCGCGCGTCGTCGTGATCGCGCGCCGCCCGCTCAGGGCTTCGTGCAG GTTGAACAAACCGGCGCCGTCGCCCCCACCCCTGAGGAGCGACACGTAGCCAACATGCAGATCAATGGCTACGAAAACCCAACATACAAGTACTTCGAGGTCAAAGAGTAA